AAGCGCGGTTTCGATTCGCCGCTCCCAGCGGCCTTGCTGTTCGGGCGGCTTGGGGGGCGTCGGGGGCGTATCGGTCATGGTGGGTTCCTTGTAATTAACGCAACGATTAAAGCAGGCCAACGAGAATGAGCGTGCAGGTGATGCCAAACAGCGCAAACCCAAGCAGCAATGCGGCGCCATCCCGTGCGACCAGACCCAGGCCTAGCAGCGACAGCGCCAGCCCGGCGCCGTTGGCAGAAAAGGGAATAAACTCCATTGGCGGCATGGCCAGGGCAATCAACAGGCACACAAAGGCCGTCACGCGAATGCCAATATAACCGGTTAACCACGGCAGGCGAACCCGCAACAGCCCATCAATCCAGCGGGCAGGCTTTTTTAAATAGTAAATGCCTTTATCGAACTTGCGGCGCGAAATCGAGCGCTTGAGCATCCAGCTGGGCAGCCAGAAGGTCTCCCGCCCGGCCAGCAATTGCCCAGACACCAGCAGCACCAGGATCGCCATCAGCGTTGGCATACCGGGAATATCACCAATAATCGGTGCCAGCGTGATCAGCCCCGTCACCAACAGCAGAGGGCCGAAAGAACGCCGCCCCACGGCATTCACCACATCGTCAACACTGACTCGCTGAACTTCCTGTTCCATGCGTTCCAACGACGCAATTAAATCCATTAATGTTGAGCCTTCGTTGCGATCATCCATCCTGGTTAATACGCTCCTCGGTTAATAGTTTGGTGCGAATAAAATCGCTGTGGCTGACGTGGAGGAGATCAGCCAGGCGCCGAATACGGTGCTCTTCCAGAGCATCGACGCTGCCGTCGGCCCAGGCCAGTTGCCACATCAACGCCACCAGCTCGCAGCGTCGATCGTAGCCGTATTCGTCCTTGATCAGGCTGACAAACTGGTAGTGGTCGACAGCGTTTTCCACTTCGTCCCGCGCCAGCGCCATCAGCTCGTCAACATCGGTTTCACTGAGCTGGTAGCGCTGCAGTAGCATGCGACGCAACGCCTCAAGCTCGGCGTCGCTGGTATCGTGGTCGGCCCGGGCAATCTCGAACAGCAACGCGGCCGAGGCCCGCTCGAGGGTGATGGTCTGGTTCTCACGCTGCTCGGGGTGCGAAAGCGTGCGCTGAAAAAACTGTTGGATGGTGTCCAGCATGGGGTTCTCCTCGGCCAGCAAGGCGCTGCGAGCGCCTTACGACTGCTTGGTCAGTTGCTCTTTTAACTGTTTGGGCACCTGCTTGATGATCAACCGGTCCTGGGTGGCATCGTATTCAATACTTGAGCCGAGCAGGTGCGAGTCAAAACTGATCGAGACACCGCCCGCACGCCCGGTAAACCGCCGGAATTGATTGATCGTGCGCTTGTCCGGGGGGATTTCCGGCGAAAGGCCATAGTCGGCATTACGAATATGCTCGTAAAAGGCCTTGGGCTGTTGTTCATCGACCAGCGCTGAGAGTTCATCGAGCGTCATGGGTTCCCCACGGCTCATCTGGTCGTTGGCGTAATCCACCAGCGTGTCGGTTTTTTCCCGGCTGGCCTCATCGTCGAAATCCTCTTTCTCGACGTAGTCGCTGAAGGCCTTGAGCAGCGTGCGGGTCTCTGTGGGTGCATCGATGCCTTCTTCCATGCCCAGCAAGGTCGCCATCCCCTCGCCCAGCTTCTTGCCGCCGCGGTCCTTGAGGAAGGACACGTACTGGGCATCCGGCGAGTCGCTCTGCCACTGGCTGAGATTGATCCGCGCGGCCAGCGTCAGCTGACGGGTATTGAGCTGGGCGGCAGGCACCGCCTGGTGCGAGTCATCGATGCCAATGCCCTCACGCTGATGGGCAAGCCCCATGAAAAGCGTTTCGGTATCGCCCTGGCGCTGATGGCTGATCACCAGGTAACCACTGACTGACAGCTGCTCTTGCAAGGTGCTGACGAGCCGCTCGGCAAGCGCGGTGGCAAGCTCCGAAAAGCGCTGCTCACCGGCGAGGTAGTCTTTCAGCCACACCGATAACGGCCCGGCGTGCTCGCCCTCTTCGGCAAATCGCCCCCAGCCTTTGGGCTTAGTGTTGTAGGTGTCGTTGAGCGCGCTGACCAGGCTTTCCATTACCGGCTCGGCGCTGTCGGCCTCTGCCGGGGCGGCTGTCAGCGTCAGGCGCTCGCCGTCGAGCGTCGGGTCCAGGCGGTGAACGATACTGTGCAGTAGTGGCATAAGACGTGTGGCGCTCCCTTACTAGGGTTTAAGGCTAGGGTTTAAGACGGTAGCCCGTGCGGAAAATCCAGCCAATGGTGGCTAAACAGACCGCCAGGAACAGGCATATCATGATAACGCTGGCCGCCAGGCTGACATCACTGATGCCGTAAAAGCTCCAGCGAAAGCCACTGACCAGATACACCACCGGGTTGAGCAGCGTGACGCCCTGCCAGAACGGCGGCAGCATGTCGATGGAGTAGAAACTGCCGCCCAGGAAGGTCAGCGGGGTAATCACCAACAGCGGCACTAGCTGCAAGCGGTCAAAGCCCTCGGCCCAGATACCAATGATAAAGCCCAGCAGGCTGAAGGTAACCGCGGTGAGCACCAGAAAGGTCAGCATCCAGAAGGGGTGGGCGACTTCCAAAGGCACAAAAAACCCGGAGGTGGCGAGAATGATCAGCCCCAGCAGGATCGACTTGGAGGCCGCCGCGCCCACGTAGCCCATGACTATTTCCAGGTACGAGATCGGTGCCGAGAGTAGCTCGTAAATGCTGCCGGAGAACTTGGGAAAGAATATCCCGAACGAGGCGTTCGATACGCTTTGCGTCAGCAGCATCAGCATGATCAGGCCCGGCACGATAAAGGCGCCGTAGCTGATGCCATCAATCTCGCTGATGCGCGAGCCAATCGCCGCGCCAAAGACGACGAAGTAGAGCGATGTCGAAATCACCGGCGAGACAATACTTTGCAGCAGGGTGCGCCGGGTACGCGCCATTTCAGCCATGTAGATGGCGCGAACAGGATAAAGATTCATGCGCGCTCCTTAACCAGGTCAACGAAAATATCTTCCAGCGAGCTTTGCCGGGTGTGCAGGTCCTTGAAGGCAATGCCTTCGCGTTCAAGGTCGGTGAGCAGCGCGGGGATGCCGTGGCCGTCGTCTTCCTGATGGCCGTCGTAGGTAAAGACCAGCTCATGGCCTTCGGACGACAGGCTGAGTTCGGGGCGGTCTAGGGCGGACGGCAGGGTTTCCAGCGGCTCGTTGAGATAAAGCGTCAGCTGCTTGCTGCCCAGCTTGCTCATCAGCGCTGCCTTGTCCTCGACCAGTACGATTTCACCGTTGTTGATCACGCCGATGCGGTCGGCCATTTCTTCGGCTTCTTCGATGTAGTGGGTGGTCAGGATGATGGTCACACCGTTATCGCGCAGCTCGCGCACCACCTGCCACATCTCGCGGCGCAGCTCGACGTCGACACCAGCGGTCGGTTCGTCCAGAAACAGGATGCGCGGCTCGTGGGACAGCGCCTTGGCGATCAGCACGCGGCGTTTCATCCCACCGGAGAGCGTGATCAAGCGGTTATTGCGCTTATCCCACAGCGCCAGCGATTTGAGCACGCTTTCGATATGCGCCGGGTTTGGCGCCTTGCCGAACAGCCCGCGGCTGAAGCTGACCGTGTTCCAGACGGTTTCAAACGCTTCATTGGTGAGTTCCTGGGGTACCAGGCCAATGCGCTCGCGGGCTTGGCGGTAGTCGGCGACGTTATCGAAGCCATCCACCAGTACCTGACCTTCGCTGGGGTTGACCAGACCACATACCACGCTGATCAGCGTGGTTTTGCCCGCCCCATTGGGGCCCAGTAGGGCAAAAATTTCGCCGCGCTGGATCTGTAAATCGACACGGCTGAGCGCTTGAAAGCCGCCCCGGTAGGTTTTATTCAGACCTCGGATTTCGATAATGGCATCGTTCAAGGCAGGCTCCTGACAAAGCGGCTGAGTAGGCCGCTGGTGGCGAATGGCGCGGGCGATAGTTTAACACGGGGCAGCAAAAAAACGGCTGGCTACCAGGGTGTTCCCAATGCGCCACTGCGCCGCAGGGCTAACCCGACGCCTGCTAGCGCACGTTCGTGTTCGCTGACCGCATCTGGCCCCTGGGTGCAGGTGACCACAGCCCAGGCGGCGTTGGGCATGTCATCTCTCTCCACCACCCCCGCATCGCAGCTGCGCCGGTCCTGGGTGCCGGTCTTGTGCGCAAAGCTCACTCCTTCGCCCAGCCCTTGTTTTAGCCGATCTTCCCCGGAGGTGGTGTTGGCCATCAGCGCGAGCACCTCATCCCGCGGCGTACCTTGAAGGTCAGGCATGGCGCCAAGGTACAGCGTTGCCAGCACATCGCCGACAGCACGCAGGGTGCCGACGTTTTCACCGCTGGCATGGTAGGCATCAAAGGCGTGATGGTAGTCGGGCTGATTGAGCGCTTGAGGCGCTACGCCGAGCCGCTGTGCCAACGCACGGGGGCGCTGGCTCACGGGTGACTGACGGAGACTGATAAAATCCATGCCGCCCAATTGGCGCGCCTCCGGGTGGAGTTCACCGTAAACCCCCTGGCGCACTCCCACCAGTTTGGAGATTGGCCCAAGCGCTGCGGGGTCGCCACCGTTGGCCGCCACCATGGCCTGAGCGCGTTGATTGACGTTATCCAGTCCGACGCGGTCAATCAGCATATCCGTGGCGGTGTTATCGCTCACGGTGATCATGTGCTCCAGCAAATAGCCCACCGAGATGGGCGTGCCGGGGTCGTGCCAGTTGGTGGGCCCTGCGCCATCGACAAAATCGCTTTGCTTAAGCGTCAACCTTTCGCTGATCGGTATACGTTCACCCAGCACTTCCGCCGCGACCGGAATCTTGATCAGTGACGCGAGGTACCAGGGATCATCGGCACGCCAGCTGTAGGCCTCACCGCTGGTCAGGTCTTGCAGGTAGACGCCGATATCACCAGCGAAGCGTTCCTCCAATGCGCTCATCCGTGCATCGAGGTCGCTTTGCCAGGCACTGCGTTTATCAACCTCTTGGTACCAATGAGCGTCGTACCAATGGGCGTCGTAGCCTTCCGCTTGGGCAGGCAGCGTAAAAAGCAGCGTTAGCGCCACAAGCCCCAGCTGTATCCAATGTCGCAAATCATTAACTCCCAGTTTTCTTCGCATTAACGATGCTGGGCCATCCAGCGGGTCAGCCAAATCCATGCGGCGGTACCCAGGATTAACAGCCCGCCGACACCAAGCGCCTGTGGATAGCTGTAGTCGCCCTCGCCTTCCAACAGAAAACGCAGCACCAGAAAAATCATCACAATATGGAAAATAAACGCCTTGAGCGCATCTGAGCCGACCAGGGTAAGCGGCTTAAGCGCCCTGGCCGCCTTGGCACCGCCCGCCAGAGCCAGGGCGAATATCACCAGCGCACCGCCCAGGCTAAACAGCATAAAGGCTAACCCTGGGGGATGTTTACCCTCGTTATTGGCGACCGCCAGCATAGCGGCATGAACATCACCACCGGCAAGCGCCAGGCCATAAAACCCGGCTATCATGAGCGCGCCAAGACCCAGCAAGATAAGCGTGAGGCGACGTTTGAGCGACTGATCACCCGAACAGCGCAGCAGCGCTTCACCCAACAACAGCCCAAGCATAATAAGCGGTGCACGGCTGAGTTGGCCCCAGGCGTAGTGATCGTCATGATCGACCAGCAGCGCCTTGAGGATGTCATTGCCGCCAAACGAAAACCCTTGTAGCCAGGCCG
This window of the Halomonas sp. SH5A2 genome carries:
- a CDS encoding exopolysaccharide biosynthesis protein: MDDRNEGSTLMDLIASLERMEQEVQRVSVDDVVNAVGRRSFGPLLLVTGLITLAPIIGDIPGMPTLMAILVLLVSGQLLAGRETFWLPSWMLKRSISRRKFDKGIYYLKKPARWIDGLLRVRLPWLTGYIGIRVTAFVCLLIALAMPPMEFIPFSANGAGLALSLLGLGLVARDGAALLLGFALFGITCTLILVGLL
- a CDS encoding tellurite resistance TerB family protein yields the protein MLDTIQQFFQRTLSHPEQRENQTITLERASAALLFEIARADHDTSDAELEALRRMLLQRYQLSETDVDELMALARDEVENAVDHYQFVSLIKDEYGYDRRCELVALMWQLAWADGSVDALEEHRIRRLADLLHVSHSDFIRTKLLTEERINQDG
- a CDS encoding nucleoid-associated protein, with product MPLLHSIVHRLDPTLDGERLTLTAAPAEADSAEPVMESLVSALNDTYNTKPKGWGRFAEEGEHAGPLSVWLKDYLAGEQRFSELATALAERLVSTLQEQLSVSGYLVISHQRQGDTETLFMGLAHQREGIGIDDSHQAVPAAQLNTRQLTLAARINLSQWQSDSPDAQYVSFLKDRGGKKLGEGMATLLGMEEGIDAPTETRTLLKAFSDYVEKEDFDDEASREKTDTLVDYANDQMSRGEPMTLDELSALVDEQQPKAFYEHIRNADYGLSPEIPPDKRTINQFRRFTGRAGGVSISFDSHLLGSSIEYDATQDRLIIKQVPKQLKEQLTKQS
- a CDS encoding ABC transporter permease, yielding MNLYPVRAIYMAEMARTRRTLLQSIVSPVISTSLYFVVFGAAIGSRISEIDGISYGAFIVPGLIMLMLLTQSVSNASFGIFFPKFSGSIYELLSAPISYLEIVMGYVGAAASKSILLGLIILATSGFFVPLEVAHPFWMLTFLVLTAVTFSLLGFIIGIWAEGFDRLQLVPLLVITPLTFLGGSFYSIDMLPPFWQGVTLLNPVVYLVSGFRWSFYGISDVSLAASVIMICLFLAVCLATIGWIFRTGYRLKP
- a CDS encoding ABC transporter ATP-binding protein, whose product is MNDAIIEIRGLNKTYRGGFQALSRVDLQIQRGEIFALLGPNGAGKTTLISVVCGLVNPSEGQVLVDGFDNVADYRQARERIGLVPQELTNEAFETVWNTVSFSRGLFGKAPNPAHIESVLKSLALWDKRNNRLITLSGGMKRRVLIAKALSHEPRILFLDEPTAGVDVELRREMWQVVRELRDNGVTIILTTHYIEEAEEMADRIGVINNGEIVLVEDKAALMSKLGSKQLTLYLNEPLETLPSALDRPELSLSSEGHELVFTYDGHQEDDGHGIPALLTDLEREGIAFKDLHTRQSSLEDIFVDLVKERA
- a CDS encoding serine hydrolase, which gives rise to MRHWIQLGLVALTLLFTLPAQAEGYDAHWYDAHWYQEVDKRSAWQSDLDARMSALEERFAGDIGVYLQDLTSGEAYSWRADDPWYLASLIKIPVAAEVLGERIPISERLTLKQSDFVDGAGPTNWHDPGTPISVGYLLEHMITVSDNTATDMLIDRVGLDNVNQRAQAMVAANGGDPAALGPISKLVGVRQGVYGELHPEARQLGGMDFISLRQSPVSQRPRALAQRLGVAPQALNQPDYHHAFDAYHASGENVGTLRAVGDVLATLYLGAMPDLQGTPRDEVLALMANTTSGEDRLKQGLGEGVSFAHKTGTQDRRSCDAGVVERDDMPNAAWAVVTCTQGPDAVSEHERALAGVGLALRRSGALGTPW
- the opgC gene encoding OpgC domain-containing protein, which codes for MPMAIAWNETPHLPKSEGRIETIDLARGIAIGLMIVSHSVSGLVGIRNVPDWGMVPIHFLTKFSSSLFILVFGVALAVAFLSHAHREDWPKRRLKLWLRAVEVWFWYKALLIIEMLPFNTPSDIVDALLYGRFGIWVEILGFYAIALLWVPLILPPWARAPLWSRLAVIVGLTVLAAWLQGFSFGGNDILKALLVDHDDHYAWGQLSRAPLIMLGLLLGEALLRCSGDQSLKRRLTLILLGLGALMIAGFYGLALAGGDVHAAMLAVANNEGKHPPGLAFMLFSLGGALVIFALALAGGAKAARALKPLTLVGSDALKAFIFHIVMIFLVLRFLLEGEGDYSYPQALGVGGLLILGTAAWIWLTRWMAQHR